Genomic window (Prevotella melaninogenica ATCC 25845):
TTGCCCGAAGGTGAACTTACCGTAGCTTCCTGCTTTGCCATCATTGCCATTGGAAGAAGTGCAAAGCACAGCACTAAAAAGAGATTTTTAAAACGTTCTGTTTTCATTTATTGAGATTTTAATAATATTAATTCTTACCATTAACAGCATCAAGTAAGGCTTTCGCCTCACCTGTCTTCAATTGTACAAGGGCGTTATATGCCTCCTTTACCTTCGCATTATTAGGTTGTGCAACACGTGCTTGATACCAGCGATAGATAAGTTCTAAGTCGGCTTGCTGATAGCTTACACCTGTGAACTTCTGCAACATGAGGAGGTATTTATACCCATACTCCAAGGTTGGTTCGATAGTAGTTCCCTCGCCATAGTCGTTCCATGTGCTTATTTGCAGATACTTCAAACCTGCCTGTCGGGCTGCATCAAGCTGTCGCTGGAACAACGCTCCGTTCTCAGTACTGTAGGTTTGATAACCTGTACCGCCCTCACCTTCTTTGTAATAGTCCCAGAAACCAGGCATAGCACCGCCTACAAAGCACTTATAATCCTTAGCTATAGCATAGTTAGGATTAGGATTCACCCATGTATAAACACCTTGTGCATTGTCTGAATAAGTAGCATTATTGACACTACCCATCTTTCCTTCCAGTACAAGAAACATCGGTTTTGTAGTGAGGATAGAGAAACTACGATACCAGTCTTTGGGCGATTCCATCTGAATAGGACCGAAGTCTAATAACAATGGACGACCCTCAACCTTCACATAACTATCATCTTTAAAGAAGTTCTCAGCTAAATAACGTAAGTCCTGACGTACTGTTCCAACCTTACCTGTCACTCCTTCGAGTGTTCTGTCTTCATAAACGACACTCATCTTGAGCCCTGCACGTTTCAAAGCACGGAAGAGTGCTTCAGTATTCGACTTATGTAAGGCGATAGAATTATCACTATTAACGCCATACCAGTCGACCATTACACCGTCTAATCCAGCATATTTCATCAGCAAACACTGATAATCCAACACAGCCTCATCGCCACTTGCATAAGGACCCGTCTGTGGATAATAGTGTGAAGCTATCTGTCTTTTGCCGTTAGCATCGGTCTTGTTAGGGTCACAGTTCTTCATTGTCCAGTGGTAACCCCACTTTCCTTCGTTCTTAGGGTTGGATGTGGTCGTCTCAAACCAAGGCATATAATGTGCATACACCTGCATAGTGTTTGACTTCGTAACGGCAACAGGCACGACTTGCGTAGTCTGCTGACTGCCTTCAGGCTTCTTAGGTGCACCCTCATAGCTGTCTGCACAAGACGCAAAAAGCAATCCTGAGACAGCTGCAAATGTAAATACTGATTTCAACTTCATCTTGTTTAATGTTCTCTTAGCTGACTTTCCTATTCCCAAAGCAGTTGCAGAAAGATTCCTACTTCTTATATTGATACCGCTATCCTACTCTCTGCCGCTATGTAAAAGCTATCCTTTCGTAAGTACAAAGATAAACTTTAAATACTATAAAGAAGAACTTCAACCACATAAAAAGGCATCTTTCTCGAATTATTTTCATGAAGAAAAAGAATTCTTTTCATGATAATAAATATTTCTTTTCACGATGAAAAATATTTTTTTTCATGAAAGTAATTTGCCACAGACAGCTTTTCTATAGGAGAAAGTCATGTTATTAACTTGATATTACATGGGTTGTTGCATCATAAAAGGGGCTGTTTTCTTAGAAGTTAGTAGGTCCTTTCATTCTGTTTAAAACCTATCGAATAAAGCCTTTAAAACCCAATGGCAACTGCATGGACCTAAAATCCTTGCCGTACCATTGGGCATCTTTATAACACTAAACCCATCAAAAATTAACTTTCGTAACCAGGATTCTGCTTTAAGTTAGGGTTCTTGCTCAACTCCTCTTGTGGAATTGGATAGATACCTGTATGCTTGTCGGCAGGATCGGCTGGCTTCTCCCACCACGCTTTGAAGTAAGTTCCAAAGCGGATGTTGGTTGTACGGCGCAGATTCTCAAATACAAACTCGTGCTTCCACTCTGTGTCAAGATCGTCGAGGGTGAGCGTTGTGAGGTCGTCAAGGCCTGCACGCTTACGAATCTGATTGATATAAGTGAGTGCTGTTGAGGTGTAACCCAAACGGAAGTTACACTCTGCTTGCATCATCAAAATCTCTGCATAGCGCATTAGTACCCAGTCGTTGTCGCGCTCCCAAGAGTCATTAGCACTCCATTCGTACTTATTCAGACGTGCACCAGCATTCTTAGCAGCATCGGTGAAGTTGTCTATTTCCTCCGTATAGTTCAATGGTGAGCCATCATCCATCAGTACTTCAGAACCATCCTTAGCACTGTATTGCTGACCGATGAGCAGACTTTGGCGACGTACATCCTTCGCATCGAATGATGAGTAGAGTCCAGGCTGTGCGCAGATACCATTACCACACCACTGATAAACGCCGGCTGGGTCGAAAGCCAACTTCTGGTTATAGTGGTAGGTCATACTTGCAAGATAGTTACCTACAGTTCCCTGCTTGTGATCGTAAGGTATTGCAAAGATGATTTCAGGAGATTTCTCGTTCTGAATAGCGAAACTTGCCTTATAATTTGCAGTCAGCGAATAGCCTTGAACCTTATTACAAGCATCAAGACAGTCCTGCCAACGAGCCGTACCAGTAAACACCTCGGCATTAAGATAGAGTCGTGCCAAGAGCGTATTGGCTACGTTCTGGGTAAAACGACCGTAGGTAATGCCAGTAGGCAAGAGTGGGATAATCTCCTTGAGTTCCTTCTCAATGAAGGCAAAGACATCCTTACGCGGAGTATTCGTTGGGAGTTCCTTCTGCGTGAAGTCGGTCACAACAGGTACGTTTCCAAAGCAGTCGAGCAGGTTGTAATAGTAGTAAGCACGCAAGCCACGCAACTCTGCTTCCACTTTCTGCTTATCCTCTGTCGTCAGTCCACTCTGTTCTACCTGATAGATAATGGCATTCACCTTAGAAACACCAGTGAAGTTATATCGCCAAACAGAGAGGATACCAGAGTTCTTAGCATCCCAGTTGTGGCGTTGGAACTGCTGATAGCGACCGCCATCATACCAGTCTGTACCACGGGTTGGTATACATGCTTCATCACTTGAGCACTCCTGTGTGAAGAATACATACTCACAAGTAGGATAACAGATGATACCTGCGCCCTCAGGAGTACCAGAACCATAGCCTCGGAGGGTAGCGTAAGCACCTCCAACGATGGTTGCTACCTCAGAAGAAGTCTTGCCATAGTCATCCTGCGACACCTTATCGTAGAGTTGTTCGTTAAGGTCAGTACAGGAAGCCATTGCCAAGAGCAGTCCTACTCCTAACCAAGCCTTCCGTCCAGGAAGGACATTTGATATGCTAATATTCAATCGTTTCATAATAATTATGTTCTTATAATGTTGAATGTTATGGTAAGATTAGAAGCCGATGTTCACACCCAATGAGAAAGTGCGTGGTCGTGGATAACTGTTGAAGAAGTCAATACCAGGTGAGTTCAGTACGTTGTCTGGTACACTTACTTCTGGATCGATACCCTTATAGCCTGTAATACAGAAGAGGTTTTCGCCTGTCACATAGAAACGTAGACGACTAAGACCCATCTTCTTCACTACATTCATCGGAACAGAATAGCCCAAAGTGATAGACTGTAGACGGAAGAAATCACCATTCTCTATGAAGTAATCAGAGAAAGTTGGATTATCAGTAATACCGCTCTTCATGAAGTCGTCGAGGGTGTTCTGTGATGGGAAGCGTGTTGGATCATACATCACCATGCGGCTAACATTCAGTACCTTCTGTCCGAACATACCATAAGCAGCTACGCTCGCATCGAAGTCATGCCATGTTGCATTGAGTGAAAGACCAAGGTTCCACTTAGGCATTGCGGAGCCTAAATAGCCTTCCTTCACCTTTCCATTCTCGTCTTTTTCAAGCATATACTTGCCGTCGTCTGATATTCCTGTACAATGAGGACCCCAGAAGGCACCTGCAGGAAAGCCCTCTTTGATGACCTGTGCGTAGGTGTTTGACATACCACGAACACTGTGCAGAGGACCTGCTTGAAGTCCAACTGCCTGATATTGGTCGTTAGAAAGCTTCGTAATCTCCTGATGGTTGTAGGCAAGAGAGAGGTTAGCATCAAGTGTCCAATCCTTCGTGCGGACTGCTTTATAACCCAAAGTAAGCTCAAATCCCTTGTTTACTAAGTCACCAACATTCGCCAACATCGTACCCACAAGGTATGGAGGTTGTGGCACTGGATAAGTCCAAAGGAGGTCGGAAGTCTTCTTATAGTAAAGTTCTAACGTACCATTCAATCTATTGTATAGAGAGAAATCAACACCAAGGTTCCACTGTGCTGTTGACTCCCATTTGAGGTCTGGGTTAGGGTTTTGAATCTGTGTGTAGGAGTTCTTCCATGTTCCCGTAGTCCCATCGTAGTAGGCAGAACCTGCTGCAGAGAGGATAGAGAGCGACTTATATTCGCCAATACCATTCTGATTACCAGTCACACCGAAGCCTGCACGAAGCTTTAAGTTGTCGAGCCACTCACGTGTTGAAGCCATGAAAGGCTCTTCAGAGATACGCCAAGCCAAAGAAAGAGAAGGGAATACGCCCCACTTATGGTGCTGACCAAAGCGAGAAGAACCATCATTACGCAGCGTAGCAGTAAGCATATAGCGGTCCATCAGGCTGTAGTTCACACGACCAAAGAACGAAATAAGCTTTGATTCACCCTTATAAGAACCCACATCTCCCTGTCTGTGGTCTGTTCCTGCACCTAAGTTGTTATATCCGAAAGCATCAGAATCGAAGCCAGAGCGTGTTGAACTGAAGCCTTCATAGGTGTTATCGAGGTAAGAATAACCACCCATAAGATTCAAATGGTGGATGTCTGCGAACTTTTTATCGTATGTTAAGTAAAGTTCTAACTGCTTATTTGTATAGTCATCATAGATTCTTTGACCCCATCCATGCTCACTCTGTCCCTCCATTCGAGCATAAGTAGGCTTGTATAAGCCCGACTTAACAGAGTTGAATTCATAGGATGTATTGACCGTAGCAACCAATCCTTCGAGGAGAGAAAGCTCTGCCTTCAAGTAGCCTAAGAAGCGATGACGTTTGCGATCTTCAGTTCTGTTGTTGTTTAACTCAACTGGATTCTCTGTGTTTGTACCATTGAATTGAGCATAGCTGCCGTCTTGATTATAGACAGGGAAGGTTGGTTGAAGGTTAGTCATGCGTTCAAAGATACGGTTATCGACTGGATGCCAACTGTCAAAGTTGGTGTTGATGCCCTCATCCAAACGTAAACGACCATTCATTCCAGTCTGATAAGCAGAGAGAGAACCAGCAAGTCGGTTCATAGTATTGTTCTTAATGACACCTTCATTGTTGTTATAAGTGAAGCTGGCACGATATCCATGCTTCTTCTTTGACGATGAGAAGTTGATATTATGCCCATGAGAGACAGCCGTACGCATAAGTTCTTTCTGCCAGTCGGTGCTTGCTCCGAAGTCTAAAGCACTCATATTGCCTGTTGAACGAACATAACTACGCCACTGATTTGCCGATAGTAAGTCGAGTGTTTTGGCTGCAGAAGCTAAGGCAACATAGCCATTATACTGAATAGTATTCACCTCAGTGTCTGAG
Coding sequences:
- a CDS encoding glycoside hydrolase family 71/99-like protein; amino-acid sequence: MKLKSVFTFAAVSGLLFASCADSYEGAPKKPEGSQQTTQVVPVAVTKSNTMQVYAHYMPWFETTTSNPKNEGKWGYHWTMKNCDPNKTDANGKRQIASHYYPQTGPYASGDEAVLDYQCLLMKYAGLDGVMVDWYGVNSDNSIALHKSNTEALFRALKRAGLKMSVVYEDRTLEGVTGKVGTVRQDLRYLAENFFKDDSYVKVEGRPLLLDFGPIQMESPKDWYRSFSILTTKPMFLVLEGKMGSVNNATYSDNAQGVYTWVNPNPNYAIAKDYKCFVGGAMPGFWDYYKEGEGGTGYQTYSTENGALFQRQLDAARQAGLKYLQISTWNDYGEGTTIEPTLEYGYKYLLMLQKFTGVSYQQADLELIYRWYQARVAQPNNAKVKEAYNALVQLKTGEAKALLDAVNGKN
- a CDS encoding RagB/SusD family nutrient uptake outer membrane protein, which encodes MKRLNISISNVLPGRKAWLGVGLLLAMASCTDLNEQLYDKVSQDDYGKTSSEVATIVGGAYATLRGYGSGTPEGAGIICYPTCEYVFFTQECSSDEACIPTRGTDWYDGGRYQQFQRHNWDAKNSGILSVWRYNFTGVSKVNAIIYQVEQSGLTTEDKQKVEAELRGLRAYYYYNLLDCFGNVPVVTDFTQKELPTNTPRKDVFAFIEKELKEIIPLLPTGITYGRFTQNVANTLLARLYLNAEVFTGTARWQDCLDACNKVQGYSLTANYKASFAIQNEKSPEIIFAIPYDHKQGTVGNYLASMTYHYNQKLAFDPAGVYQWCGNGICAQPGLYSSFDAKDVRRQSLLIGQQYSAKDGSEVLMDDGSPLNYTEEIDNFTDAAKNAGARLNKYEWSANDSWERDNDWVLMRYAEILMMQAECNFRLGYTSTALTYINQIRKRAGLDDLTTLTLDDLDTEWKHEFVFENLRRTTNIRFGTYFKAWWEKPADPADKHTGIYPIPQEELSKNPNLKQNPGYES
- a CDS encoding SusC/RagA family TonB-linked outer membrane protein; the encoded protein is MKLTIKNKLSGLILFVLMMFCSQVSAQDFTATGTVSDSGHEPLIGASVSVVGGKVGAITDIDGNFTIQCRQGDMLEITYVGYTSRKVQAGKDLKVVMEEDAKTLDEVTIVGVGYGKMRKSDLTGAIASVNSKDMKQGVITSTEQLLQGKVAGLSIVQSSGAVESGASIRLRGGTSLSASNGPLVVVDGIPGVDINSVQPSEIVSMDILKDASAAAIYGSRGANGVIIITTNRQGSDTEVNTIQYNGYVALASAAKTLDLLSANQWRSYVRSTGNMSALDFGASTDWQKELMRTAVSHGHNINFSSSKKKHGYRASFTYNNNEGVIKNNTMNRLAGSLSAYQTGMNGRLRLDEGINTNFDSWHPVDNRIFERMTNLQPTFPVYNQDGSYAQFNGTNTENPVELNNNRTEDRKRHRFLGYLKAELSLLEGLVATVNTSYEFNSVKSGLYKPTYARMEGQSEHGWGQRIYDDYTNKQLELYLTYDKKFADIHHLNLMGGYSYLDNTYEGFSSTRSGFDSDAFGYNNLGAGTDHRQGDVGSYKGESKLISFFGRVNYSLMDRYMLTATLRNDGSSRFGQHHKWGVFPSLSLAWRISEEPFMASTREWLDNLKLRAGFGVTGNQNGIGEYKSLSILSAAGSAYYDGTTGTWKNSYTQIQNPNPDLKWESTAQWNLGVDFSLYNRLNGTLELYYKKTSDLLWTYPVPQPPYLVGTMLANVGDLVNKGFELTLGYKAVRTKDWTLDANLSLAYNHQEITKLSNDQYQAVGLQAGPLHSVRGMSNTYAQVIKEGFPAGAFWGPHCTGISDDGKYMLEKDENGKVKEGYLGSAMPKWNLGLSLNATWHDFDASVAAYGMFGQKVLNVSRMVMYDPTRFPSQNTLDDFMKSGITDNPTFSDYFIENGDFFRLQSITLGYSVPMNVVKKMGLSRLRFYVTGENLFCITGYKGIDPEVSVPDNVLNSPGIDFFNSYPRPRTFSLGVNIGF